The following proteins come from a genomic window of Paenibacillus sp. CAA11:
- a CDS encoding cytochrome ubiquinol oxidase subunit I → MDTLLLARIQYAATTIFHFFFVPLSIGLVFLIAIMETMYVVKGKEQYKKMAKFWGKLFLINFAVGVVTGILQEFQFGMNWSDYSRFVGDVFGAPLAIEALLAFFLESTFIGLWIFGWDRLSKKVHLLCIWLVVVGTTLSALWILAANSFMQHPVGFTVNNGRAEMNDFFALLSNGQLWVEFPHTVLGALATGGFLVCGVSAYKLLKKQDIQFFKKSFQIAVVIALIASFLTAIFGHSQAQYLIGTQPMKMAASEGQWGKSGDPAGWTVIASIDPDTKQNKYELKIPYLLSFLAYSKFSGEVKGINELNDEYIKTYGPGDYIPPVRTTFWSFRIMVAAGCLMIVLAAYGTYLAARKKLERNNKWFNRFMLWAIALPVIANTSGWIMTEMGRQPWTVFGLMTTADSVSPSVTAGQVLFSLIAFCTAYTVLGAILVYLFVRTIKKGPNALDKTDNKSSDPFGKEGYHAVS, encoded by the coding sequence ATGGATACGTTATTGTTAGCACGCATCCAGTACGCCGCGACAACGATATTCCACTTTTTCTTCGTTCCTCTTTCAATCGGGCTAGTATTCCTGATTGCAATTATGGAAACGATGTATGTTGTCAAAGGCAAGGAACAGTATAAGAAGATGGCAAAGTTCTGGGGCAAGCTCTTCCTGATTAACTTTGCAGTCGGTGTTGTAACCGGGATCTTGCAGGAATTCCAGTTCGGGATGAACTGGTCCGATTATTCCCGCTTCGTAGGGGATGTGTTCGGAGCGCCGCTGGCGATTGAAGCGCTGCTAGCCTTTTTCTTGGAATCTACTTTTATCGGTCTATGGATCTTCGGATGGGACCGTCTGTCCAAGAAGGTGCACCTGTTGTGCATCTGGCTGGTGGTTGTTGGCACAACGCTTTCCGCGCTGTGGATTCTGGCCGCGAACTCGTTCATGCAGCACCCAGTAGGCTTCACCGTGAACAATGGCCGGGCTGAGATGAACGATTTCTTCGCCCTGCTGAGCAACGGACAACTCTGGGTTGAATTCCCGCATACCGTGTTGGGGGCTCTAGCAACCGGCGGATTCCTGGTCTGTGGAGTGAGTGCGTATAAGCTGCTTAAGAAGCAGGACATTCAATTTTTCAAAAAATCCTTCCAAATCGCAGTCGTCATTGCGCTGATTGCATCTTTCCTGACAGCGATCTTCGGACACAGCCAGGCACAGTATTTGATTGGGACTCAGCCAATGAAGATGGCGGCATCCGAAGGGCAATGGGGCAAGAGTGGCGACCCTGCTGGCTGGACGGTCATAGCCTCGATCGATCCGGATACGAAGCAGAACAAGTATGAGCTTAAGATTCCTTATCTGCTGAGTTTCTTGGCCTACAGCAAGTTCTCCGGGGAGGTCAAAGGGATCAATGAGCTGAATGATGAATACATCAAGACCTATGGGCCGGGCGACTATATTCCGCCAGTCCGCACTACATTCTGGAGCTTCCGTATCATGGTGGCCGCTGGCTGCCTGATGATCGTACTGGCTGCTTACGGCACCTACCTCGCTGCACGCAAGAAGCTGGAACGAAATAATAAATGGTTTAACCGCTTTATGCTTTGGGCGATTGCCCTGCCGGTGATCGCGAACACTTCCGGCTGGATCATGACAGAGATGGGCCGTCAGCCTTGGACGGTATTTGGTCTGATGACCACGGCTGACAGTGTCAGCCCAAGCGTTACGGCCGGTCAGGTGCTGTTCTCCCTGATTGCTTTCTGTACGGCTTATACCGTGCTTGGAGCTATTCTGGTGTACTTGTTCGTACGCACAATTAAGAAAGGTCCGAATGCGCTGGATAAGACAGACAACAAGTCCAGCGACCCATTTGGCAAGGAGGGATATCATGCTGTCTCTTAA
- the ade gene encoding adenine deaminase, with the protein MDAYGRKRLDEVSARLAKVALGEEPAELVIKNGTLVNVYSGELQEGVDVAISAGRVAFVGDADYTIGEATRVIDAAGRYIAPGLLDGHMHVESTMMTVTEFAKAALVKGTTGVFMDPHEIANVFGAEGVRWMHEEGRQLPLKVFTTYPSCVPATDGLEDAGASIEVKDVEEGLTWEGVEGLGEVMNFPGVIYGDPKMHGEIAATQRAGKTVTGHFPSDDEHMLQAYIASGVTSDHETVTREQGLVKVRMGMHLMIREGSAWHDVKEVIKVVTEDKVPTGNISLVTDDVYPQTLVELGHLNHVVRRAIEEGVDPVTAIQMATLNVARYFKLEQDLGAVAPGKCADILLLDDLKRMEPSAVIIDGLLAAEQGQLIISFPAYEYPAKARSSVRLARPQTPNDFKLASRAGKEAKETKVRVVQAIENSARTTGRTAVLPVLDGIIQPDPAQDIVRLACIERHRASGQISLGFTSGFQLKRGAVASTVAHDSHNLLVMGVNDEDMALAANELAACGGGMIAVENGQVLARVEMPIAGLMSDKPLQEVVQQVQALEAAWKQLGCPLNAPFMTFSLIALPVIPDLRISNRGLVDVTKFELVETEM; encoded by the coding sequence ATGGATGCATATGGGAGAAAACGTCTGGATGAAGTGAGTGCAAGACTAGCAAAGGTAGCGCTTGGCGAGGAACCGGCTGAGCTTGTCATTAAGAACGGAACCTTGGTTAATGTGTATTCCGGGGAGCTGCAGGAGGGAGTAGATGTGGCGATCTCTGCAGGGCGGGTGGCCTTTGTCGGAGATGCCGATTATACGATTGGGGAGGCTACTCGGGTAATTGATGCTGCAGGCCGGTATATCGCTCCTGGCTTGCTTGATGGTCACATGCATGTGGAGAGCACTATGATGACTGTCACCGAGTTTGCTAAGGCTGCACTAGTCAAAGGGACAACGGGTGTATTTATGGACCCTCACGAGATCGCTAACGTATTCGGGGCCGAAGGGGTACGCTGGATGCATGAAGAGGGGCGCCAGCTTCCGCTCAAGGTGTTCACCACCTATCCCTCTTGCGTTCCTGCAACCGACGGCCTGGAAGATGCAGGCGCCTCCATTGAAGTGAAGGATGTTGAAGAGGGATTGACCTGGGAAGGCGTTGAGGGACTGGGAGAGGTGATGAACTTCCCTGGTGTTATCTATGGCGATCCTAAGATGCACGGAGAAATTGCGGCGACACAGCGGGCAGGGAAAACTGTGACCGGCCATTTCCCTAGCGATGATGAGCATATGCTGCAAGCCTATATCGCATCAGGAGTAACCTCGGACCATGAGACGGTTACCCGGGAGCAGGGCCTGGTGAAAGTTCGGATGGGCATGCATTTGATGATCCGAGAAGGCTCGGCTTGGCATGATGTGAAGGAAGTGATTAAGGTCGTGACCGAGGATAAAGTGCCTACAGGCAATATCTCACTGGTCACGGACGATGTCTATCCGCAGACGCTGGTTGAGCTGGGGCATCTCAACCATGTGGTGCGCCGCGCGATAGAGGAGGGCGTAGATCCGGTCACCGCCATTCAGATGGCGACCCTCAATGTAGCCCGCTACTTCAAGCTGGAGCAGGATCTGGGAGCAGTTGCGCCCGGCAAGTGCGCCGATATTCTGCTCCTGGATGACCTGAAGCGAATGGAGCCTTCTGCCGTGATCATAGACGGCTTATTGGCTGCAGAGCAGGGGCAGCTCATCATATCCTTTCCCGCTTACGAATACCCGGCGAAGGCTCGCAGCTCGGTCCGGCTGGCCCGGCCGCAGACGCCGAATGACTTCAAGCTGGCAAGCCGCGCTGGGAAGGAAGCAAAGGAGACCAAGGTGCGCGTGGTGCAGGCTATCGAGAACAGCGCACGCACCACGGGCAGAACTGCCGTGCTGCCGGTGTTGGACGGCATCATCCAGCCGGATCCTGCCCAGGATATTGTACGGCTGGCCTGTATTGAGCGGCACCGGGCAAGCGGGCAGATCAGCCTTGGCTTCACCAGCGGCTTCCAGCTGAAGCGCGGCGCAGTCGCCTCAACCGTGGCCCATGACAGCCATAATCTGCTGGTAATGGGCGTGAATGACGAGGACATGGCGCTGGCGGCGAATGAGCTGGCCGCTTGCGGCGGCGGGATGATCGCGGTGGAGAATGGCCAGGTGCTGGCCCGGGTAGAGATGCCGATTGCCGGCTTAATGTCCGACAAGCCGCTTCAGGAAGTTGTTCAGCAGGTGCAGGCGCTCGAAGCGGCATGGAAGCAGCTGGGCTGCCCGCTGAACGCGCCGTTCATGACCTTCTCCCTGATCGCCCTGCCGGTTATTCCGGATCTGCGGATCTCGAACAGGGGATTGGTCGATGTGACGAAATTTGAACTGGTAGAAACCGAAATGTAG
- a CDS encoding nitrous oxide-stimulated promoter family protein, which yields MSLVEPKAPAVDGPRIRREKITVAWMIVIYCKAHHGNDRQEEARAITTIGTRQAALCPDCMKLLDYANQRLTLCRFGEKKTTCVNCSIHCYQPLMKEQIRKVMRYAGPRMLSRHPVLAIRHLWDGAKKTSH from the coding sequence TTGAGTCTAGTAGAACCAAAGGCTCCCGCCGTAGACGGGCCGCGGATTCGAAGAGAGAAGATCACGGTAGCCTGGATGATCGTCATCTACTGCAAAGCCCATCATGGGAACGATCGGCAGGAGGAGGCACGTGCCATTACAACGATTGGCACCCGGCAGGCTGCGCTATGTCCGGATTGTATGAAACTGTTGGACTATGCTAATCAGAGGCTTACCCTCTGCCGGTTTGGCGAGAAGAAGACGACCTGCGTTAACTGCTCCATTCACTGCTACCAGCCGCTCATGAAGGAGCAGATTCGCAAGGTGATGCGGTACGCCGGGCCACGGATGCTAAGCAGGCATCCGGTACTTGCGATTCGCCACCTGTGGGATGGAGCCAAGAAGACTTCCCATTGA
- a CDS encoding S9 family peptidase: MGKRRRITAEDLYQFTWVTGLDVSPANGSVAYVVKKVNEDRTGYVSSLRLLDSSGEDRPYTSGERDSAPSWSPDGTKLAFLRKHKDKMQVWSIAQDGGEAVPVTSAEHGVSDFAWSPDGKSLAYKAATGGPDEDDKEDKANKVIVSNRTKPKSDGSGEWDGRRSHLFTVQLSGGKVVQVTEGDFDVYSFTWSPDGRELLYVANRPEDEAADPDLIMTNDLFLVPREGGESRRLTASDLDIASPVFSPDGQQIIFLASDHSYSNATLTRLYSIPACGGSVKCLTAKLDLIIEAVAISDMRSGGFYKPVFSKDGSSVYTLVSAKGSVQIYRFSLDGSGEYEVLTHGSREIYGFAMDQTNGSFVYASADASQPGDVYRFSLADGKESRLTYCNLELLEELEISEPEEFWFKASDGEKIQGWILPPVGQEPGKKYPAVLEIHGGPHAMYGNTFMHEFQLLAAQGYAVVYTNPRGSHGYGQLFVDACRGDYGGRDYQDLMEAVDEAAARFDYIDNDRWVVTGGSYGGFMTNWIVGHTNRFKAAVTQRSISNWLSFYGVSDIGYFFTEMEIDGNPWEHTQRLWKHSPIAYVHNVQTPLLILHGEQDLRCPIEQGEQMYTALKRLGRETQLVRFPGSNHNLSRTGRPVLRVERLNRIAGWFNRYLER; this comes from the coding sequence ATGGGAAAGAGACGGCGCATTACCGCAGAGGATTTATACCAATTTACATGGGTAACCGGACTTGATGTCAGCCCGGCTAACGGTTCGGTGGCATATGTCGTAAAAAAAGTAAATGAAGACCGTACAGGTTATGTGTCGAGCCTTCGACTATTGGATTCGTCAGGGGAAGACCGCCCGTATACTTCCGGCGAACGGGATTCGGCCCCGTCCTGGTCCCCTGATGGCACCAAGCTTGCCTTTCTGCGGAAGCATAAAGATAAGATGCAGGTATGGAGCATAGCGCAAGATGGTGGAGAAGCTGTGCCAGTCACCTCTGCTGAGCATGGCGTCTCGGACTTTGCTTGGTCACCTGATGGTAAAAGTCTAGCCTATAAGGCGGCTACAGGCGGCCCGGATGAAGATGATAAGGAAGACAAAGCCAACAAGGTGATTGTCTCGAACCGGACCAAGCCGAAATCCGATGGCAGCGGGGAATGGGATGGAAGACGCTCTCATCTGTTTACGGTTCAGCTCTCTGGAGGAAAAGTCGTGCAGGTGACTGAGGGTGACTTCGATGTCTATTCCTTCACCTGGTCGCCAGATGGCCGTGAGCTGCTGTATGTGGCTAATCGCCCCGAAGATGAAGCGGCAGACCCGGATCTCATCATGACCAATGACCTGTTCCTCGTTCCTCGGGAAGGCGGAGAGAGCCGCAGGCTTACGGCCTCTGATCTGGACATTGCATCTCCGGTGTTCTCTCCGGATGGACAGCAGATCATTTTCTTGGCAAGCGATCACTCTTACAGCAACGCTACACTGACTAGGCTATACAGCATTCCCGCCTGTGGAGGCAGTGTGAAATGCCTTACAGCGAAGCTCGATCTGATCATTGAGGCTGTGGCGATCAGCGATATGCGTTCAGGCGGCTTCTATAAGCCGGTATTTAGCAAAGACGGTTCCTCTGTATATACCTTGGTTTCAGCGAAAGGCAGTGTTCAGATTTACCGCTTCTCCCTGGATGGCAGCGGAGAATATGAAGTGCTGACGCATGGATCGCGTGAAATTTATGGTTTCGCTATGGATCAAACAAACGGCAGCTTCGTTTATGCGTCTGCTGATGCTTCTCAGCCGGGCGATGTGTACCGGTTCAGCCTGGCAGATGGCAAGGAGTCCCGCCTGACTTACTGTAATCTGGAGCTGCTAGAGGAGCTGGAGATCAGCGAGCCGGAGGAGTTCTGGTTCAAGGCTTCGGACGGTGAGAAGATTCAAGGCTGGATTCTGCCTCCGGTAGGGCAGGAGCCAGGCAAGAAATACCCAGCCGTGCTTGAGATTCACGGCGGGCCGCATGCCATGTACGGCAACACCTTTATGCATGAGTTCCAGCTGCTCGCTGCACAGGGCTATGCTGTGGTCTATACGAATCCCCGCGGCAGCCATGGTTACGGCCAGCTGTTCGTGGACGCCTGCCGCGGCGACTACGGCGGACGCGACTATCAAGATTTGATGGAAGCCGTGGACGAAGCGGCCGCCCGGTTCGATTATATCGACAATGATCGCTGGGTTGTGACCGGCGGCAGCTACGGCGGATTTATGACCAACTGGATCGTCGGCCATACGAATCGCTTTAAGGCGGCTGTTACACAGCGTTCGATCTCTAACTGGCTCTCGTTCTACGGGGTCAGTGATATCGGTTACTTCTTTACCGAGATGGAGATTGACGGCAATCCGTGGGAGCATACACAGCGTCTATGGAAGCACTCTCCGATCGCTTATGTGCATAACGTACAGACCCCGCTGCTCATTCTGCATGGCGAGCAGGATCTGCGCTGTCCCATTGAGCAGGGCGAGCAAATGTACACAGCGCTTAAGCGGCTTGGACGCGAGACCCAGCTGGTCCGCTTCCCTGGATCGAATCACAACCTGTCCCGTACCGGGCGGCCTGTCTTAAGAGTCGAGCGCCTGAACCGGATTGCAGGATGGTTCAACCGCTATTTGGAGCGTTAA
- a CDS encoding ABC transporter ATP-binding protein, producing MNSTEPVITIRDLRMRYSEKFVLNGIDLDVYQGQIIGYIGPNGAGKSTTVKIMLGLVEGYTGDVKILGTDIADGSMEYKSRIGYVPEIAEIYDTLTAEEYLTFIGELYGLRSEDAERRGRHLMGILGLQDVYRSRISSYSKGMRQKVMIISSLLHNPDILFLDEPLSGLDANSVMVVKEILALLAAQGKTIFYSSHIMDVVEKISSRIILIDGGRIVADGSFAELKAQNHEGTLEDIFNQLTGFNEHRDMAEAFVSVVNEVRL from the coding sequence ATGAATTCTACCGAGCCTGTCATTACGATTCGAGACTTAAGAATGAGATACAGCGAGAAATTTGTACTAAATGGAATTGATTTGGATGTTTATCAAGGGCAAATTATCGGTTATATCGGACCCAACGGAGCGGGTAAAAGCACAACGGTCAAAATTATGCTTGGTCTCGTCGAGGGCTATACGGGCGATGTCAAGATTTTGGGGACCGATATTGCTGATGGCAGTATGGAATACAAGAGCCGGATCGGTTACGTGCCGGAAATTGCGGAGATTTATGATACGCTGACGGCAGAGGAGTATTTGACCTTTATTGGCGAGCTGTACGGGCTCCGTTCGGAGGATGCCGAACGGCGCGGACGTCACCTGATGGGGATCCTTGGCCTGCAGGACGTATACCGCTCCCGGATCTCTTCTTATTCCAAGGGAATGAGACAGAAGGTGATGATTATCAGCAGCCTGCTGCATAATCCGGATATTCTGTTTCTCGATGAACCGCTTAGCGGGCTGGATGCCAACAGTGTTATGGTGGTTAAGGAGATTCTGGCCCTGCTGGCAGCGCAGGGGAAGACGATCTTTTACTCCTCGCACATTATGGATGTGGTTGAGAAGATCAGCAGCCGGATTATTCTGATTGATGGCGGACGGATCGTGGCCGATGGAAGCTTTGCCGAACTGAAGGCGCAGAATCACGAGGGAACGCTGGAGGATATCTTTAATCAGCTCACTGGGTTCAATGAGCATCGTGATATGGCAGAAGCCTTCGTATCCGTGGTAAATGAGGTGCGGCTATGA